A stretch of the Medicago truncatula cultivar Jemalong A17 chromosome 5, MtrunA17r5.0-ANR, whole genome shotgun sequence genome encodes the following:
- the LOC11436443 gene encoding PHD finger protein MALE MEIOCYTE DEATH 1 gives MEASHERERIDQFFNFFHQQQQPTMSFSIIDASKKRKRWTKIFPLQSFADPGCPISPSGPFRENVRLFLQEAGELEDYTVMGNPLWCTFLIHEKKNLMVPFYALEEEVYNSSHPFCDHCRCVGWSGHFVSKRRYHFIIPMDDGWHKPLNEEALDDQSHLLHGVIHCNGYGHLVCLNGIEGGSKFLSGREIMDLWDRICTNLRARYIAVEDASRKRSMDLRLLHGVAYGHSWFGRWGYGFCRGSFGVTQQNYDEAIEILGSLVLDDIVRDLSKTKYHKDVKQMIRFYRDMSETHIITIRELLRFMLTIKSRRPVSKMTVTFSSPNAVSDTDSPSCSTSAFMSRNASKPVLSSSRSNFTMKEKSARYKKFSTAVANMDSRWPTRRLEFAAQVIVEALKEDKAMKPGSSGMTRQDVRDAARLHIGDTGLLDYVLKSLNNVIVGNYVVRRTVNSSSRILEYTIDELRKGHQAPEMEHGVLTVADKPQVESSTLSSSSSSVPGNDVYSDVVYLYKNVLLGYPDSEAVELAVQTILDCRHFVKEWKLRDEMEQVLTFICHLKPNFVENKSDLKGPSCGEIVTVPLHATVRDLKQTAEAALRDTYCIAERLIVTDIKELMDVEDEEVIFGQIESGVKLSVRGIGIDLCTPLKYQGGSDNWKVRCECGAQDDDGERMVACDICEVWQHTRCCGIDDSETVPPLFVCSGCCDSLMPPRIESSSFGMVDCADSFLVSPEPTHLLEYYGY, from the exons ATGGAAGCTTcacatgaaagagagagaatcgatcaattcttcaattttttccatcaacaacaacaacccacCATGTCATTCTCCATCATCGACGCTTCAAAGAAGCGAAAACGATGGACGAAGATTTTCCCGCTACAATCGTTCGCTGACCCTGGTTGTCCAATTTCACCTTCAGGTCCGTTCCGTGAAAACGTTCGACTCTTTCTTCAAGAAGCTGGTGAGCTTGAAGATTATACGGTTATGGGAAATCCTCTTTGGTGCACTTTTCTGATTCATGAAAAGAAGAATCTAATGGTTCCTTTCTATGCTCTTGAAGAAGAAGTTTATAACTCTTCTCATCCTTTCTGTGATCATTGCCGTTGTGTAG GTTGGAGTGGACATTTTGTATCAAAGAGAAGGTACCATTTTATAATCCCAATGGATGATGGGTGGCATAAACCCTTAAATGAAGAAGCTCTTGATGATCAGAGTCATCTATTACATGGTGTGATTCATTGCAATGGTTATGGCCATTTGGTATGTCTTAATGGCATTGAAGGTGGTTCCAAATTTCTTAGTGGGAGAGAAATCATGGATCTATGGGACAGAATTTGCACCAATCTTAGAGCAAG GTACATTGCAGTTGAAGATGCTTCAAGAAAAAGGTCAATGGATCTTCGCTTACTTCATGGAGTTGCTTATGGTCACTCTTGGTTTGGTAGGTGGGGTTATGGTTTTTGCCGTGGAAGCTTTGGTGTGACACAACAAAACTATGATGAAGCTATTGAAATTCTTGGTTCATTAGTTCTTGATGATATTGTAAGAGATTTGAGTAAGACAAAGTACCACAAAGATGTCAAGCAAATGATTCGTTTCTATAGAGATATGAGTGAAACTCATATCATCACAATAAGAGAGCTTCTAAGATTCATGCTCACTATCAAGTCCCGTAGACCAGTGTCAAAAATGACAGTCACTTTTTCTTCTCCTAATGCTGTTTCTGATACTGATTCACCTTCTTGTTCTACTTCAGCATTTATGTCCAGAAATGCATCCAAACCTGTACTTTCAAGTAGCAGATCAAATTTCACAATGAAGGAAAAATCAGCTAGGTATAAGAAATTCAGCACTGCAGTAGCTAACATGGATAGTAGGTGGCCAACAAGGAGATTAGAGTTTGCAGCTCAAGTGATTGTGGAAGCATTAAAAGAGGATAAAGCTATGAAACCAGGCTCTAGTGGAATGACAAGACAAGATGTGAGGGATGCAGCTAGGCTTCACATTGGTGATACTGGTTTACTTGATTATGTGCTGAAATCACTTAACAATGTGATTGTTGGAAACTATGTAGTTCGCCGCACAGTTAACTCTTCCTCAAGGATCCTTGAATATACAATTGATGAGCTCAGAAAAGGGCACCAAGCACCTGAAATGGAACATGGTGTATTGACAGTTGCAGATAAACCTCAAGTCGAGTCATCAAcgttatcatcatcatcatcttcggTGCCTGGTAATGATGTTTACAGTGATGTGGTTTATCTTTACAAGAATGTGTTGTTGGGTTATCCAGATTCAGAGGCAGTGGAATTAGCAGTTCAAACAATTCTTGACTGCAGACACTTTGTGAAAGAGTGGAAATTGAGAGATGAAATGGAACAAGTTTTGACATTTATTTGCCATTTGAAACCGAATTTCGTTGAGAATAAGTCTGATTTAAAAGGGCCATCTTGTGGTGAGATTGTAACTGTTCCATTGCATGCAACAGTTAGAGACTTAAAGCAAACTGCTGAGGCTGCATTAAGGGACACATATTGCATAGCTGAAAGACTCATAGTGACAGATATCAAAGAATTGATGGatgtagaagatgaagaagtgaTTTTTGGACAGATTGAATCTGGTGTGAAGCTTTCTGTAAGGGGAATTGGCATTGATTTGTGTACTCCATTGAAATATCAAGGAGGAAGTGATAATTGGAAAGTGAGGTGTGAGTGTGGAGCACAAGATGATGATGGTGAGAGAATGGTGGCTTGTGATATTTGTGAAGTGTGGCAGCATACAAGATGTTGTGGAATAGATGATTCTGAGACAGTTCCAcctttgtttgtttgttctGGATGCTGTGATTCACTTATGCCACCAAGGATTGAATCTAGCAGCTTTGGTATGGTCGATTGTGCTGATTCTTTTCTTGTTTCACCTGAGCCTACTCATTTGTTAGAGTATTATGGATATTGA